Genomic segment of Aliiroseovarius sp. M344:
GGTTCGCCCAGCGCCTCGCCGCGGATGGACGCGATAATGATGTTGGGAGGCGTACCGATCAGCGTGACCATGCCGCCCAGGATGGTCGCAAAAGACAGCGGCATCAGGCTGAGACCCGGCGCACGGCCCGCTTTGCGTGCCGTCTGGACGTCCACCGGCATAAGCAAGGCAAGTGCCGCCACGTTGTTCATGAACGCAGACAGCAAGCCGCCGATCGCGCCCATCAGGGCGATATGTGAACCCAGTGACCGCGAGGCATCGACCATGGTGCGGGTGATCAGGAAAACGGCTCCTGACCGGACCAGCCCCGCCGATACCACCAGCACCAGGGCGACAATCAGGGTCGCGGGATGCCCGAAGCCTGAAAAGGCGTCCTTGGTTGGCACAACGCCCAGCACAACGCCGATCATCAGCGCGGTGAAGGCCACAAGGTCATAGCGATAGCGCCCCCAAAGAAGCAGTCCGAACACTGCACCGAAAAGAGCGAAGAGGATGATTTGATCTGTTGTCATGGCTCAAGACTTACCGCTTGGCGACCAGAACGTCACCCGTAGATTACGGGGAAAAGTGTGGCAACAAGAAGCAAAGCCATCGTGACATTAAACGACCGAAGGCGGGTCGGGTTGGTCAAGATCACGCGAATCTTTTGCCCAAGAATGGTCCACACCGAGACAGAAGGCAGGTTCACCATGCCGAAAATGGCGGCAACCAACAGGACAGCTGACATGCTGCGGCTGGGCGCGTACACGCTGATCGCGGTCAGCGCCATTGCCCAAGCTTTTGGATTGACCCATTGGAAGGCGGCTGCCTGAAGGAACGTCATGGGGGTGCCGCCCGCCTTGCCGGTGCCAGGTTGCGAGGCGTTCGCGATTTTCCATGCCAACCAAAGCAAATATATTACGCTGCCGGTTTTCAGGATCGTG
This window contains:
- a CDS encoding LysE family translocator, encoding MSIELLSAFIAFAFVSSITPGPNNLMLMASGANFGFRRSIPHMLGIGIGFTFMIVLVGAGLMTLFDLYPVSYTILKTGSVIYLLWLAWKIANASQPGTGKAGGTPMTFLQAAAFQWVNPKAWAMALTAISVYAPSRSMSAVLLVAAIFGMVNLPSVSVWTILGQKIRVILTNPTRLRSFNVTMALLLVATLFPVIYG